A single genomic interval of Corvus cornix cornix isolate S_Up_H32 chromosome 11, ASM73873v5, whole genome shotgun sequence harbors:
- the LOC104691827 gene encoding arylamine N-acetyltransferase, liver isozyme-like — MNIQEYFGRISYKQPHKDADLQTLTAIFQHHIQTIPFENLSMHCGEAIKLDLQSTYNKIVRKKRGGWCLEINHLLFWALQELGYDVCILGAHSYEPAENGYTAEMNHILLKVVIKGDSYIVDAGFGGAYQMWQPLMLISGKDQPQVPGIFRLMEDNGTWYFEKVKRKHYIPERGDTDFPDTPELGNIRKIYRFTLEPRHIDDFQELNTYLQVSPDNILRKKSICTLQTTNGLLALVGWTLTEMKYNYMEDMDLVTITTLTDEEVEKTLKEKFKTVLENKLVPVNVRGLPPNLVDKI; from the coding sequence ATGAACATTCAGGAGTATTTTGGAAGAATATCTTACAAGCAGCCCCATAAGGATGCAGACTTGCAAACCCTGACAGCCATTTTCCAGCATCACATCCAGACCATTCCTTTTGAGAACCTCAGCATGCATTGCGGGGAGGCCATCAAACTGGATTTGCAATCTACTTACAATAAGATTGTGAGAAAGAAGCGTGGTGGGTGGTGCCTGGAAATCAACCACCTCCTGTTTTGGGCCTTGCAAGAATTAGGGTATGACGTCTGTATTCTTGGTGCACACAGCTATGAACCAGCAGAGAATGGATACACTGCTGAGATGAACCATATCCTCCTGAAGGTGGTGATCAAGGGCGATTCCTACATAGTAGatgctgggtttgggggtgcCTACCAGATGTGGCAGCCACTGATGCTGATTTCTGGGAAGGACCAACCCCAGGTCCCCGGCATTTTCCGCCTCATGGAAGACAACGGCACCTGGTACTTCGAGAAAGTCAAAAGGAAGCATTACATTCCTGAGCGAGGTGATACTGACTTCCCTGATACTCCAGAACTGGGgaatatcagaaaaatatatagatTTACTCTTGAGCCAAGACACATAGATGACTTCCAAGAGCTAAACACATACCTCCAAGTGTCTCCGGACAACATACTTCGGAAGAAGTCAATCTGCACTCTCCAGACCACCAATGGGCTTCTTGCCTTAGTTGGATGGACCTTGACTGAGATGAAGTACAACTACATGGAGGACATGGACCTGGTGACCATCACAACCCTTACAGATGAAGAGGTTGAGaagacactgaaagaaaaattcaagacAGTACTGGAGAACAAACTTGTACCAGTAAATGTTCGTGGCTTGCCACCCAATCTAGTGGATAAGATCTAA
- the LOC104691828 gene encoding arylamine N-acetyltransferase, pineal gland isozyme NAT-3, whose translation MDIQEYFARISYQGSHNKPDLATMSDIFQHHIQAVPFENLSIHCGESIELDLEATYNKIVRKKRGGWCMENNYLLSWVLKTLGYDVTLLGAKVYVPELDAYPDEIDHLLLQVELDGKSYIVDGGFGMAYQLWQPMELISGTDQPQTPGVFRFQEESGTWYLEKVKRKQCVLNQSTSTSHSVENEVCRRVYLFTLQPRDIEEFRGCNAHLQTAPDSLFVTKSICSLQTADGIRALVGWKLTEIKYNYRDNMDLVEIRIIADEEMEKTLKEKFNITLDKKFVPVNTSRLSLF comes from the coding sequence ATGGACATCCAGGAGTATTTTGCCAGAATTTCTTACCAGGGCTCCCACAATAAGCCAGACCTGGCTACCATGTCAGATATATTCCAGCACCACATCCAAGCTGTCCCTTTTGAAAACCTCAGCATCCACTGTGGGGAAAGCATTGAGCTGGACCTGGAAGCAACGTACAACAAGATAGTGAGGAAGAAACGTGGGGGCTGGTGCATGGAAAACAACTACCTTCTATCTTGGGTCCTGAAAACTCTTGGCTATGACGTCACCCTTCTGGGAGCAAAAGTTTATGTCCCAGAGCTCGACGCCTATCCAGATGAGATCGACCATCTGCTGCTACAAGTGGAGCTTGATGGCAAATCCTACATTGTGGATGGGGGGTTTGGGATGGCCTACCAGCTATGGCAGCCAATGGAGCTGATTTCGGGGACGGATCAGCCGCAGACTCCCGGGGTCTTTCGTTTCCAGGAGGAGAGCGGGACCTGGTACCTGGAGAAGGTGAAAAGGAAGCAGTGCGTTCTCAATCAAAGCACCTCCACTTCCCACAGTGTGGAAAATGAAGTCTGCCGTCGGGTTTATCTCTTTACCCTTCAGCCACGAGACATTGAGGAGTTCAGGGGCTGCAATGCCCACCTGCAGACAGCACCTGACTCGCTCTTTGTGACCAAGTCCATCTGCAGCCTGCAGACTGCTGACGGCATCCGGGCACTGGTGGGGTGGAAACTCACAGAGATAAAGTACAATTATAGGGACAATATGGATCTTGTAGAAATCAGAATCATTGCAGatgaagaaatggagaaaacactgaaggagAAATTCAATATAACACTAGACAAGAAATTTGTACCCGTCAATACAAGCAGGTTGTCTCTGTTCTAA